The following proteins are encoded in a genomic region of Oncorhynchus kisutch isolate 150728-3 unplaced genomic scaffold, Okis_V2 scaffold942, whole genome shotgun sequence:
- the LOC116363552 gene encoding extensin-1-like, whose product MCSGGGQDAETALLSIVIINLLPWTITLYPGPPPFTLDHHPLPWTTTLYPGPPPFTLDHHTLPWTTTLYPGQPPFTLDHHPLPWTTTLYPGPPPFTLDHHPLPWTSTLYHHPLPWTTTLHPGPPPFTLDPLPWTTTLHPGPPPFILDDHPLPWTSTLYPGPPPFTLDLHSLPWTTTLYPGPPPFTLDHHPLPWTSTLYHHPLPWTTTLHPGPPPFTLDPLPWTTTLHPGPPPFTLDPLPWTTTLHPGPPPFILDDHPLPWTSTLYPGPPPFTLAPLP is encoded by the exons ATGTGTTCAGGCGGGGGCCAGGACGCTGAGAC AGCTCTTCTAAGTATAGTGATTATCAACCTATTACCCTGGACCATCACCCTTTACCCTGGACCACCACCCTTTACCCTGGACCATCACCCTTTACCATGGACCACCACCCTTTACCCTGGACCGCCACCCTTTACCCTAGACCACCACACTTTACCCTGGACCACCACCCTTTACCCTGGACAACCACCTTTTACCCTGGACCACCACCCTTTGCCCTGGACCACCACCCTTTACCCTGGACCACCACCCTTTACCCTGGACCACCACCCTTTACCCTGGACCTCCACCCTTTACCACCACCCTTTACCCTGGACCACCACCCTTCACCCTGGACCACCACCCTTTACCCTGGACCCTTTACCCTGGACCACCACCCTTCACCCTGGACCACCACCCTTTATCCTGGATGACCACCCTTTACCCTGGACCTCCACCCTTTACCCTGGACCTCCACCCTTTACCCTGGACCTCCACTCTTTACCCTGGACCACCACCCTTTACCCTGGACCACCACCCTTTACCCTGGACCACCACCCTTTACCCTGGACCTCCACCCTTTACCACCACCCTTTACCCTGGACCACCACCCTTCACCCTGGACCACCACCCTTTACCCTGGACCCTTTACCCTGGACCACCACCCTTCACCCTGGACCACCACCCTTTACCCTGGACCCTTTACCCTGGACCACCACCCTTCACCCTGGACCACCACCCTTTATCCTGGATGACCACCCTTTACCCTGGACCTCCACCCTTTACCCTGGACCACCACCCTTTACCCTGGCCCCTTTACCTTGA